The following are from one region of the Paenibacillus bovis genome:
- a CDS encoding GNAT family N-acetyltransferase — protein sequence MSALEHKPLPGEGYIEHIATASVYRGRGIAGSLLQWAQQYTAEQSWNRLTLHVSHNNEQAISLYKKVGFRHLSSYSSWAQQLLLHEPGWHYMSWTPDSLSSYS from the coding sequence ATGTCTGCACTAGAACATAAACCGCTTCCGGGGGAAGGCTATATTGAGCATATTGCTACAGCTTCCGTATATCGTGGACGCGGTATTGCCGGATCTTTACTTCAATGGGCACAGCAGTACACTGCCGAACAGAGCTGGAACCGATTGACTCTTCATGTATCGCATAACAACGAACAAGCAATTTCATTATATAAAAAGGTGGGCTTTCGGCATCTCTCTTCCTACTCCAGCTGGGCGCAGCAGCTGCTTCTGCATGAACCCGGCTGGCATTATATGAGCTGGACACCCGATAGTCTGTCATCTTATAGCTAA
- a CDS encoding MerR family transcriptional regulator: MNPYLTISELARLMNVSTHQIRYFEEQGVLLPACVADNQYRLYGTDEVYRLSHILLLRKLGIPVRQIRKSMDSFTADQYSQLLQDSMNQLDQQIRQLTRLKHLTASVIDEYEQHYTSVPDKSPYQIVSCPLRKLQIWTVLQTGEVLTARKMLQLNPYPEDLFETDLYYIEQDNQLLLCYEQQENQVGGNISDSGIMTNTISCEIYANNQHDAVSDLSLAAGSYLSAYVRITEEDELHLQIQQLEQYMDQQQLLPAGPLILIEKSYLSLFDNASLHYELQMPLSTDTPLGRSSHDKYQSFQPAGNNDPSLLSRRSACCLYTAGSFICRYIRLYRSIGRAAADHPADADLGTECSSCRSHTGRCMDQSTNDWSHWSAVVYRQFACWLITASLWLVKQTVRLLEYVQIRSGYVCTRT, translated from the coding sequence ATGAATCCTTATCTTACGATCAGCGAATTGGCCCGGCTGATGAATGTATCTACCCATCAGATTCGTTATTTTGAAGAGCAGGGAGTTCTGCTGCCTGCCTGTGTCGCCGACAATCAGTACCGGCTGTATGGAACAGATGAAGTCTACCGCCTCTCCCATATTTTGCTGCTGCGTAAGCTGGGGATTCCAGTACGGCAGATTCGTAAAAGTATGGATTCCTTTACAGCCGATCAATACAGTCAGCTGCTGCAGGATTCTATGAACCAGCTTGATCAGCAGATCCGACAGCTCACCCGATTGAAGCACCTGACAGCGAGCGTGATCGATGAATATGAGCAGCATTATACGTCTGTCCCGGATAAAAGCCCATATCAAATTGTCAGCTGTCCGCTCAGGAAGCTACAGATCTGGACGGTACTTCAGACTGGAGAAGTACTTACTGCCCGTAAAATGCTGCAGCTGAATCCTTATCCCGAGGATCTGTTCGAGACAGATCTGTACTATATCGAGCAGGACAATCAGCTGCTGCTCTGTTATGAACAGCAGGAAAATCAGGTTGGTGGTAACATCAGTGATTCCGGCATAATGACCAACACGATAAGCTGCGAAATATATGCGAATAATCAGCATGATGCTGTATCAGACTTATCGCTGGCAGCCGGATCGTATTTATCCGCCTATGTGCGGATTACCGAAGAAGACGAACTTCATTTACAGATTCAGCAGCTGGAGCAGTACATGGATCAGCAGCAATTACTGCCTGCCGGCCCATTGATCCTGATCGAAAAATCGTATCTCTCCCTATTCGATAACGCCAGCCTTCACTATGAATTGCAGATGCCTTTGAGTACTGACACCCCCCTCGGGAGGAGCAGCCATGACAAATACCAATCCTTCCAGCCCGCTGGAAATAACGATCCGTCCCTGCTTTCCCGAAGATCTGCCTGCTGTCTGTACACTGCTGGCTCATTCATTTGCCGATATATTCGGCTCTATCGTTCGATTGGACGAGCAGCAGCTGATCACCCTGCTGATGCAGATCTGGGCACCGAATGCTCTAGCTGCCGATCGCATACAGGTCGCTGCATGGATCAATCAACAAATGATTGGAGTCATTGGTCTGCAGTGGTCTATAGGCAGTTCGCCTGCTGGCTCATCACTGCCTCACTTTGGCTCGTTAAGCAGACAGTACGGCTTCTGGAATATGTGCAGATTCGTAGCGGGTATGTCTGCACTAGAACATAA
- a CDS encoding ABC transporter ATP-binding protein, whose protein sequence is MLKRFFAYYRPYKGLFFLDFTCAVLAGLLELSFPLAVNTFIDKLLPGQNWNLILLASLALLGIYVLNTFMQYIVTYWGHMLGVNIETDMRRKLFGQLQKLSFRFFDNHKTGHLIGRITNDLNNIGEVAHHGPEDVFIAIMTLIGSFILMYNINPQLAIITFVIIPIMAWVIIYFGGRMTTAYRRLFGDVGNFNSRIEDNVGGIRVVQSFANEEHEKKLFEVDNQSYRSTMLLAYKTMARSLAVNYMMMRMITILVLIFGAWFFISGQIRIGEFVAFQLLANIFFRPIEKINAVIESYPKGIAGFKRYLEIMDTEPDIADRPNAVEVTHLEGNIRFNQVSFGYESNRPILQDISLEIHPGETVAFVGPSGAGKTTICSLLPRFYEVDQGSITIDGIDIRDMKLESLRRQIGIVQQDVFLFSGTIRENIAYGKLDASLDEIWLAAERAHLADVIRKMPDGIETVIGERGVKLSGGQKQRLSIARMFLKNPPILILDEATSALDTETEAAIQQSLSELAIGRTTLVIAHRLATIKNADRIIVVNQDGIAEQGHHQELIAAGGIYSRLHHAQFGS, encoded by the coding sequence ATCCTGAAGCGTTTTTTTGCCTACTATCGTCCTTACAAAGGGCTTTTCTTTCTCGACTTTACCTGTGCGGTACTAGCGGGTCTGCTGGAATTGTCTTTTCCGCTGGCGGTTAATACATTTATCGACAAGCTGCTGCCCGGACAGAACTGGAATTTGATTCTGCTCGCCAGTCTGGCATTGCTTGGCATTTATGTACTGAATACATTTATGCAGTATATCGTGACCTACTGGGGACATATGCTCGGGGTAAATATCGAGACCGATATGCGTCGAAAGTTGTTTGGACAATTACAAAAATTATCTTTCCGTTTTTTTGATAATCACAAGACCGGTCATCTAATCGGCCGGATTACAAACGATCTCAACAATATTGGCGAAGTTGCCCACCATGGTCCGGAGGATGTATTCATCGCCATTATGACACTGATCGGTTCGTTTATCCTGATGTACAATATCAATCCGCAGCTGGCGATCATCACGTTCGTGATTATTCCGATTATGGCCTGGGTGATTATTTACTTTGGCGGCCGGATGACGACGGCGTACCGCAGACTGTTCGGAGATGTGGGTAATTTCAATTCCCGGATCGAGGATAACGTAGGCGGCATTCGGGTCGTGCAGTCTTTTGCCAATGAAGAGCATGAGAAAAAGCTGTTCGAGGTCGACAATCAGAGCTATCGCAGCACCATGCTGCTCGCCTACAAGACGATGGCTCGCAGTCTGGCAGTCAACTATATGATGATGCGCATGATTACGATTCTTGTGCTGATCTTTGGCGCATGGTTCTTTATTAGCGGTCAGATCAGGATCGGAGAATTTGTCGCTTTCCAGCTGCTGGCCAATATTTTCTTCCGTCCGATCGAGAAAATCAATGCCGTGATCGAGAGCTATCCCAAAGGAATCGCCGGTTTCAAGCGTTATCTGGAAATTATGGACACCGAGCCGGATATCGCGGATCGTCCCAATGCTGTAGAAGTGACTCATCTGGAAGGCAATATCCGGTTTAACCAGGTGTCGTTCGGTTACGAATCCAATCGCCCGATACTTCAGGATATCAGTCTGGAGATTCATCCCGGTGAGACTGTAGCCTTTGTCGGTCCATCCGGTGCCGGCAAGACGACGATCTGCAGTCTGCTGCCGCGCTTTTACGAAGTGGATCAGGGCAGCATTACGATCGATGGTATCGATATACGGGACATGAAGCTGGAGTCGCTGCGTCGTCAGATCGGTATTGTACAGCAGGATGTATTCCTGTTCTCCGGTACCATCCGCGAAAATATCGCCTATGGCAAGCTGGATGCCAGTCTCGATGAAATCTGGCTCGCAGCCGAGCGTGCTCATCTGGCAGACGTCATTCGCAAAATGCCTGACGGTATCGAGACAGTGATCGGCGAACGCGGCGTCAAGCTGTCCGGCGGACAGAAGCAGCGTCTATCTATCGCCCGCATGTTCCTCAAAAATCCACCAATCCTTATTCTCGATGAAGCGACATCCGCACTCGATACCGAGACCGAAGCGGCCATCCAGCAATCACTCTCCGAACTGGCTATCGGACGGACGACCCTGGTTATCGCCCACCGACTGGCAACGATCAAAAATGCCGACCGGATTATCGTGGTCAATCAGGATGGTATCGCTGAACAAGGGCATCATCAGGAACTGATTGCTGCTGGTGGTATTTACAGCCGTCTCCACCATGCACAATTCGGCAGTTAA
- the ade gene encoding adenine deaminase, with amino-acid sequence MKWTAEALKRRIDVASHRVPADTVIQGGQVVNVFTGELMQQDIAIVDGVIAGIGSYQGRETINAAGKWIIPGLIDGHVHIESSMLSPQEFAKVVIQHGVTSVITDPHEIGSVAGVDGIRYMLEQSENLPVDQFIMLPSCVPATSFESSAACLEAEDLEPFYDHPRVLGLAEVMDFGALSSAAPGMLGKIASAHTRNKYVDGHAAGIAGEQLSIYATAGIRTDHECIHAEEARQRLELGMYVLIREGTAAKDLEAILPVITPYNSRRCLFVTDDKLIDDLLDEGSVDHNIRLAIRHGLPAVTAIQMATLNTAECFGLRDRGAVAPCYIADLVILDDLEQLTIHEVYKNGKCVVQGGRLLEQEQSSATKNNVHSIQTGSFGSSGAALSRCQTASVTLDHLALPLTHDHCNVIEIIPNSLVTTHAQYKVDRKDGYFTPSTDQDLLKLAVVERHQATGNIGLGIVKGFHLQKGAIVSTVAHDSHNLIAAGTSDEEILLAIEHIVSVNGGLAVVSGSEVLASLPLSIAGLLSELPYEEVYRQMKKLNQALLHIGAAQHFNPFLMLSFLALPVIPTLKLTDLGLFDFASNSHIPVEVQPQMKPASL; translated from the coding sequence ATGAAATGGACAGCAGAAGCGCTAAAACGGAGAATCGATGTCGCCAGTCACAGAGTTCCGGCAGATACCGTCATCCAGGGCGGGCAAGTGGTTAATGTATTTACCGGTGAACTGATGCAGCAGGATATCGCTATTGTCGATGGGGTTATTGCAGGTATCGGTTCGTATCAGGGCAGGGAGACTATCAATGCTGCAGGCAAATGGATTATTCCCGGCTTGATCGATGGACATGTACATATCGAGAGCTCTATGCTGTCACCGCAGGAATTTGCCAAAGTAGTTATTCAGCATGGAGTAACCAGCGTAATCACCGATCCGCACGAGATCGGCAGTGTCGCCGGAGTCGACGGCATACGCTATATGCTGGAGCAGTCAGAGAATCTGCCGGTTGACCAGTTTATTATGCTGCCTTCCTGTGTTCCGGCAACGTCTTTTGAGAGCAGCGCCGCCTGTCTGGAAGCAGAAGATCTGGAGCCTTTTTACGATCACCCCCGGGTGCTGGGTCTGGCGGAGGTGATGGACTTTGGCGCGCTCTCCAGCGCAGCTCCTGGTATGCTCGGTAAAATCGCTTCCGCTCATACCCGAAATAAATATGTCGATGGTCATGCAGCCGGTATTGCCGGGGAACAATTGAGCATCTACGCCACTGCAGGCATTCGTACCGACCATGAATGTATTCATGCCGAGGAAGCACGGCAGCGTCTGGAACTGGGCATGTATGTACTGATCCGCGAAGGCACAGCTGCTAAGGATCTGGAAGCTATTTTGCCGGTTATTACCCCCTATAATTCACGCCGCTGTCTATTTGTCACCGATGACAAACTAATCGATGATCTGCTCGATGAAGGCAGTGTCGACCATAATATCCGGCTGGCGATCCGTCATGGTCTGCCCGCTGTGACAGCGATCCAGATGGCTACGCTCAATACAGCCGAATGCTTTGGACTCCGGGATCGGGGCGCTGTTGCTCCGTGCTATATAGCGGATCTGGTGATTCTGGATGATCTGGAGCAGCTCACGATTCATGAAGTATACAAAAACGGCAAATGCGTAGTACAGGGTGGCCGATTGTTGGAACAGGAACAGAGCAGTGCAACTAAAAACAACGTGCATTCTATCCAGACAGGCTCTTTCGGCAGCAGTGGGGCTGCACTATCCCGCTGTCAGACGGCTTCTGTTACACTGGATCATCTGGCACTGCCGCTGACTCACGATCACTGCAACGTAATTGAGATTATTCCCAATTCGCTCGTGACCACTCATGCACAATACAAGGTAGATCGTAAAGATGGTTATTTTACACCTTCTACCGATCAGGATCTGCTCAAGCTGGCTGTCGTAGAACGTCATCAGGCTACAGGCAATATAGGGCTTGGCATCGTCAAAGGCTTCCATCTGCAAAAAGGTGCTATCGTCTCTACTGTCGCCCACGACTCGCATAATCTGATTGCAGCAGGCACCTCGGATGAAGAGATCCTGCTGGCTATCGAGCATATTGTCAGTGTAAATGGCGGTCTGGCGGTCGTCTCGGGCAGTGAAGTACTTGCTTCTCTGCCGCTGTCGATCGCAGGCTTGTTATCCGAGCTTCCTTACGAAGAAGTATATCGTCAGATGAAAAAGCTCAATCAGGCGCTGCTGCATATTGGTGCGGCCCAGCATTTCAATCCGTTTCTGATGTTGTCCTTTCTCGCGCTGCCTGTGATTCCGACGCTCAAACTGACTGATCTGGGACTGTTTGATTTTGCCTCCAACTCGCATATCCCTGTAGAAGTGCAGCCGCAGATGAAGCCCGCTTCGCTGTAA
- a CDS encoding FAD/NAD(P)-binding protein, producing the protein MSLEALNERVQQDLAYLAYGGADWVRPVHHPEGHVYDVIIIGGGQSGLGAAFGLLRERISNILVLDENPAGFEGPWQTYARMVTLRTPKHLTSIDLGIPSLTFRSWWEAQHGAEGWEQVDKIPRGEWMNYLRWYRQLLRLPVANEVQLDLIEPLTEGLHRLHIRGPGAPRDTVLARKVILATGIQGGGEWHVPPMIAERLPDHLYAHTSAPIDFQRLRGKKVAVLGGGASAFDNANHALTEGAAEAHVFVRREVLPSVNPIRQMEVSGMIERFHTLSDAEKYAVIAHFFKFNQPPTNDTFERAAAWPGFQLHLGSPWLDVQPWGDGARVTTPHGHYDFDFLVISTGLLSDPALRPELRLVADHIARWGDRYQAAPEIRNALLDAHPYLSSGFALQSRQPSGASGLHGLFVFNYSALASCGLSASAISGTKNAVPRLVTAVADQLFLDDKQHILNQFLAYDQAEFVGRWPKVVTGS; encoded by the coding sequence ATGAGTCTGGAAGCATTGAATGAGCGGGTACAACAGGATCTGGCTTATCTGGCATATGGCGGTGCAGATTGGGTGCGTCCGGTTCATCATCCGGAAGGGCATGTATATGATGTAATCATTATCGGCGGAGGACAGAGTGGACTTGGAGCGGCATTTGGACTGCTGCGTGAACGGATATCGAATATTCTGGTTCTAGACGAGAATCCGGCGGGATTCGAAGGACCCTGGCAGACTTATGCACGTATGGTTACCCTGCGTACGCCCAAGCATCTGACGTCTATCGATCTGGGTATTCCGTCTTTGACATTTCGTTCCTGGTGGGAGGCCCAGCATGGAGCAGAGGGCTGGGAACAGGTAGACAAGATTCCACGGGGAGAATGGATGAACTATCTGCGCTGGTATCGTCAGCTGCTTCGTCTGCCGGTAGCGAATGAAGTGCAGCTCGATCTGATCGAGCCGTTAACAGAAGGGCTGCATCGACTGCATATTCGTGGACCCGGAGCGCCGAGGGATACGGTACTGGCCCGTAAAGTTATTCTCGCGACAGGTATTCAGGGTGGCGGCGAATGGCATGTACCACCGATGATTGCCGAGCGGCTGCCGGATCATCTGTATGCACATACCTCGGCGCCAATCGATTTCCAGCGTCTCCGAGGCAAAAAAGTAGCTGTACTGGGCGGAGGAGCTTCGGCTTTTGACAATGCCAATCATGCACTGACCGAAGGCGCAGCTGAAGCTCATGTATTTGTGCGGCGTGAGGTCCTGCCGAGTGTCAACCCGATCCGGCAAATGGAAGTGTCGGGCATGATCGAACGTTTCCATACGCTGAGTGATGCCGAGAAGTATGCAGTGATCGCCCACTTTTTCAAATTCAATCAGCCTCCGACCAATGATACATTCGAGCGTGCGGCAGCATGGCCGGGATTCCAGCTGCATCTGGGTTCGCCGTGGCTGGATGTACAGCCATGGGGCGATGGAGCGAGGGTGACTACGCCGCATGGACATTACGATTTTGACTTTCTGGTGATCAGTACAGGACTGCTCAGTGATCCGGCCCTGCGTCCGGAGCTGCGATTGGTTGCGGATCATATTGCCCGCTGGGGAGATCGTTATCAGGCTGCACCGGAGATCAGAAATGCGCTGCTGGATGCCCATCCCTATCTGAGTTCGGGATTTGCCCTGCAGAGCAGACAGCCGTCGGGAGCAAGCGGTCTGCATGGATTATTCGTATTTAATTATTCGGCACTGGCGAGCTGCGGGCTGTCCGCGTCGGCTATTTCCGGTACCAAAAATGCCGTACCCCGGCTGGTAACCGCAGTAGCGGATCAGCTGTTCCTCGATGACAAGCAGCATATCCTGAATCAGTTCCTGGCTTATGATCAGGCAGAGTTTGTAGGCCGCTGGCCAAAAGTGGTCACCGGATCATAA
- a CDS encoding ribosomal protein L7/L12, whose amino-acid sequence MEWIAVIALLLALLLWFRVISLQRQMNELRMDMNRIPSPPSAPVRQTSFPANSVLPPGSDSAELENRLRQLIAAGQKIQAIKELREARGLGLKEAKDYVDLLEAQS is encoded by the coding sequence ATGGAATGGATTGCTGTGATTGCTCTGCTTCTGGCTCTGCTGCTCTGGTTCAGAGTGATCAGCCTGCAGCGGCAGATGAATGAACTACGGATGGATATGAATCGTATTCCTTCTCCGCCTTCTGCACCTGTCAGGCAGACTTCTTTTCCCGCGAATTCTGTTCTGCCGCCGGGCTCCGATTCCGCAGAGCTGGAAAATCGTCTACGGCAGCTGATTGCTGCTGGTCAAAAAATCCAGGCGATCAAGGAACTTCGCGAAGCCCGTGGATTAGGACTGAAGGAAGCCAAAGACTATGTGGATCTGCTGGAAGCGCAGAGCTGA
- a CDS encoding GDSL-type esterase/lipase family protein, with translation MLHIINHSRDNTMRNPDEPSSIPTLHLYLLDSDNPRPCILILPGGGYHHLADHEGEPVARWLNTLGIHAAVLEYSTYLSLTAADRIDGIAPTSSGHTPAMPSSAAAFSEKDSITTPSRSPVDLSVNKDQTSTDARQATASSASLLIDPSERLQETEEALRLLRQYADEWTILPQQIGLIGFSAGGHLAALTATIGHIRPDLLLLAYPVITFHEPYTHSGSRLHFLGASPEPQAIEQYSAEQQVSESTPPTFIWTTADDASVPAVNSLLFSQALVAHHIPHELHLMESGRHGLGLALEHPYCRQWTELAASWLGRHGYGQQARTLSDMPSDVPADSPQPNVAASSQADNVPVRPNQVLSGKIATTSTSRPTLFIAGDSTAAIKGASEKPMSGWGEYLQPYFGEAVTVANHAINGRSTRSFLAEGRLQHLSSKLQPGDYVLIQFGHNDQKADDPARYTDPDTDYRSYLQQFIDMIKQRGAAPVLLTPVSRRRFLPNGIPDPQAVGRYPQAMRQTAAALDIPLLDIFAASQQLYATLGEVDSRELFMHILSGQHPNYPDGIADDTHFSVQGAQAIAELVISAILQHPGLTALHSCIRHSPVHTV, from the coding sequence ATGCTTCACATTATAAATCATTCCCGCGACAATACTATGCGCAATCCTGATGAACCTTCTTCTATTCCTACGCTTCATTTGTATCTGCTGGATTCGGATAATCCGCGACCCTGTATACTGATTCTGCCCGGCGGCGGTTATCATCATCTCGCAGATCATGAAGGAGAACCGGTTGCCCGCTGGCTGAATACACTTGGTATTCATGCTGCTGTGCTGGAATACAGTACATACCTCTCCCTGACTGCTGCGGACCGTATAGATGGGATTGCCCCTACTTCATCCGGGCATACTCCTGCTATGCCATCATCCGCAGCTGCCTTTTCCGAGAAAGATAGTATCACTACTCCTTCTCGCTCACCTGTTGATCTGTCTGTAAATAAAGATCAGACCTCTACAGATGCCAGACAGGCAACGGCGTCTTCTGCATCTCTACTCATTGATCCTTCTGAACGGTTGCAGGAAACCGAAGAAGCATTACGACTGCTGAGACAGTATGCAGATGAATGGACTATTTTGCCGCAGCAGATTGGGTTAATCGGCTTTTCCGCCGGTGGTCATCTGGCAGCACTCACAGCGACTATCGGTCATATTCGTCCTGATCTGCTGCTGCTCGCCTACCCGGTGATTACCTTCCATGAGCCTTATACGCATTCAGGCAGTCGGCTTCATTTTCTCGGTGCATCGCCTGAACCGCAGGCTATTGAACAGTACTCTGCCGAGCAGCAGGTCAGTGAATCTACACCGCCCACATTTATCTGGACTACCGCCGATGATGCCAGCGTACCGGCAGTCAACAGCCTTTTGTTCAGTCAGGCGCTCGTGGCTCATCATATTCCTCATGAACTGCACCTGATGGAGAGCGGACGCCATGGGCTGGGTCTGGCACTGGAGCATCCTTACTGTCGGCAGTGGACCGAATTGGCAGCGAGCTGGCTGGGTCGGCATGGCTATGGGCAGCAAGCTCGCACATTGTCCGATATGCCGTCTGATGTACCAGCTGATTCCCCGCAGCCGAATGTTGCTGCGTCTTCACAGGCAGACAATGTACCGGTTCGCCCAAATCAGGTCTTATCCGGCAAAATCGCTACTACCTCTACCTCCCGGCCCACCTTATTTATCGCTGGGGACTCTACTGCCGCGATCAAAGGTGCTTCCGAGAAGCCTATGAGCGGCTGGGGCGAATATCTGCAACCCTATTTTGGCGAAGCCGTAACTGTAGCAAATCACGCAATCAATGGACGCAGCACACGCTCTTTCCTCGCAGAAGGACGATTGCAGCATCTATCCAGCAAGCTGCAGCCTGGCGATTATGTATTGATTCAATTTGGACATAATGATCAAAAAGCGGATGATCCGGCACGTTATACCGACCCGGATACCGATTATCGCAGTTATCTGCAGCAGTTTATCGATATGATCAAGCAGCGCGGTGCTGCTCCGGTATTGCTTACCCCAGTCAGCCGGCGCCGCTTCCTGCCCAATGGTATACCCGATCCACAAGCAGTCGGTCGTTATCCGCAAGCGATGAGGCAGACTGCTGCTGCACTGGATATACCACTGCTCGATATATTCGCCGCTTCCCAGCAGCTGTACGCTACGCTCGGAGAAGTCGATTCACGAGAGCTGTTCATGCATATACTGTCTGGACAGCATCCAAATTATCCTGACGGCATTGCCGATGACACTCATTTCTCGGTCCAAGGTGCACAGGCAATCGCCGAGCTGGTTATCTCCGCGATTCTCCAGCATCCCGGACTGACTGCGCTGCATAGCTGCATACGCCACAGCCCTGTGCATACAGTATGA
- a CDS encoding helix-turn-helix domain-containing protein, with product MKKGIMFYKIFIPILVLGIGLSISFGIYIYFNTVQSVIDSVANSKQSYITQMRNNLEQKIRTIEYAFNTYSTTSSFSEVVNHPITEKDFIAYRDVNTQLNYIATMGMEGAEYSLISINQSWQISNGTLSHLTSEERQKLYDEYIADQDQGLFWVKTDSGLRFVNTLPVFSKQKQAIALSDISLETLNRSLSAEDNAPVFILNKQGSVMYNTGKTSGLLSTNQLAQIPSMIGQDQSAGMLTLDRDKGSELQLIYAKSPYNNWIYVTTLDQKEIASALQTTKYGLILIELVLILLIIVVAYGISVYFTKPIQQITRSLPRDAQLTAKNEIEWILSSIDHILTEKQSLESLIEAEQPQLETQLVLNLFRNRVSADELEHQLNRLGHSSLEDQQYVTMLAQLDNVGKRDAADKDVLLLAINKIAEELIPPQQRLLPIILNDDTQATILIFSGVNEQEMRKQMLAYAKAMIRTVREYLKLSISIGISQSYSTLLRSKEACEMSKQALHQRLNLGKESIIFYEDISNVISGPVLLHYPTELESRLFDAIRLGDEEQVSRTLYPLMAEFMKKSRNSMDLEVMLVRLVNNLIQLEQLLGLEVLLTHDNRALYHRLLSIRNPEEIERILIEQVIFPMVRSMKNKTNEQFRCLSETIAEIVRSEYDQELSLEIIGDRLHYNPNYLSSIFKKEYGITFSDYLMSYRLEMAKRWLTETDQTIKEIAERLQYHNPQNFIRSFRKKEQVTPGTYRKMRQSI from the coding sequence ATGAAAAAGGGAATTATGTTTTACAAAATTTTTATTCCTATTCTGGTATTGGGGATCGGTCTGTCTATTAGCTTTGGCATATATATCTACTTCAATACCGTGCAATCGGTGATTGATAGTGTAGCCAACAGCAAGCAGAGCTATATTACACAAATGAGAAATAATCTGGAACAAAAAATACGCACTATTGAATACGCTTTCAATACATACAGTACAACCAGCTCGTTTAGCGAGGTCGTCAATCATCCGATTACGGAAAAAGACTTTATCGCCTATCGGGATGTCAATACCCAGCTGAACTATATTGCCACGATGGGAATGGAAGGAGCAGAGTATTCCCTGATCAGCATCAATCAGAGCTGGCAGATTTCCAATGGTACCCTGTCACATCTCACATCCGAGGAGCGGCAGAAGCTGTACGATGAATATATTGCCGATCAGGATCAGGGACTATTCTGGGTGAAAACGGACTCCGGGCTGCGCTTTGTCAACACATTGCCTGTCTTCTCCAAGCAAAAGCAGGCGATTGCGCTATCTGATATTTCTCTGGAGACCCTAAATCGCAGTCTGAGTGCGGAAGATAATGCACCTGTCTTTATCCTGAACAAGCAGGGCAGTGTCATGTATAATACCGGCAAAACATCCGGGCTGCTCAGCACCAACCAGCTGGCCCAAATTCCATCCATGATCGGACAGGATCAGAGCGCCGGAATGCTTACTCTTGATCGGGATAAAGGATCCGAGCTGCAGCTGATCTACGCCAAATCGCCATATAACAACTGGATTTATGTGACGACCCTGGATCAAAAGGAAATTGCCAGTGCCTTGCAGACGACCAAGTATGGATTGATTCTGATCGAGCTGGTGCTGATTCTGCTGATTATTGTAGTCGCTTACGGCATTTCGGTGTACTTTACCAAGCCGATCCAGCAGATTACACGCAGCCTGCCAAGAGATGCCCAGCTGACAGCCAAAAACGAGATTGAATGGATATTGTCATCTATAGACCATATTCTGACCGAGAAGCAGAGTCTGGAGAGCCTGATCGAAGCGGAGCAGCCGCAGCTGGAGACCCAGCTGGTACTGAATCTGTTCCGCAACCGTGTATCTGCCGATGAACTGGAGCACCAGCTGAACCGTCTTGGTCATTCCAGTCTGGAGGATCAACAGTATGTTACGATGCTGGCGCAGCTGGACAATGTGGGCAAGCGCGATGCGGCTGACAAGGATGTACTGCTGCTGGCAATCAATAAAATCGCCGAGGAGCTGATTCCCCCGCAGCAGCGGCTGCTGCCGATTATTCTCAATGACGATACCCAGGCGACGATTCTGATCTTCTCGGGTGTGAATGAACAGGAGATGCGCAAGCAGATGCTGGCTTATGCCAAAGCGATGATTCGCACCGTGCGCGAATACCTCAAGCTGTCAATCAGCATCGGGATCAGCCAGTCTTATTCCACACTGTTGCGCAGCAAGGAAGCTTGTGAGATGAGCAAGCAGGCGCTGCACCAGCGTCTGAATCTGGGCAAGGAATCGATCATTTTCTACGAAGATATCTCCAATGTGATCTCCGGTCCGGTGCTGCTACATTATCCGACAGAACTGGAATCCAGGCTGTTCGATGCGATTCGCCTTGGGGATGAAGAGCAAGTCTCCCGGACGCTGTATCCGCTGATGGCCGAATTTATGAAAAAAAGCCGGAATTCTATGGATCTGGAAGTTATGCTGGTGCGTCTGGTAAACAATCTGATCCAGCTGGAGCAGCTGCTTGGACTGGAAGTGCTGTTAACGCACGATAACCGTGCTTTGTACCATCGCCTGCTTAGTATCCGTAATCCGGAGGAAATAGAACGTATTCTGATCGAACAGGTTATTTTCCCGATGGTGCGCAGCATGAAGAACAAGACCAATGAGCAGTTCCGCTGTCTATCCGAGACGATCGCCGAGATTGTACGCTCCGAATACGATCAGGAACTGTCGCTGGAGATTATCGGTGATCGTCTGCATTACAATCCCAATTACCTGAGCAGTATTTTCAAAAAGGAATACGGTATTACGTTCAGCGATTACCTGATGAGCTACCGACTGGAGATGGCCAAACGCTGGCTCACCGAGACGGATCAGACGATCAAGGAAATCGCCGAGCGTCTGCAGTATCATAATCCACAGAACTTTATCCGTTCGTTCCGTAAAAAGGAACAGGTAACACCCGGAACCTACCGCAAAATGAGACAAAGTATCTGA